A window of the Halichoerus grypus chromosome 2, mHalGry1.hap1.1, whole genome shotgun sequence genome harbors these coding sequences:
- the CLTC gene encoding clathrin heavy chain 1 isoform X3 — MAQILPIRFQEHLQLQNLGINPANIGFSTLTMESDKFICIREKVGEQAQVVIIDMNDPSNPIRRPISADSAIMNPASKVIALKAGKTLQIFNIEMKSKMKAHTMTDDVTFWKWISLNTVALVTDNAVYHWSMEGESQPVKMFDRHSSLAGCQIINYRTDAKQKWLLLTGISAQQNRVVGAMQLYSVDRKVSQPIEGHAASFAQFKMEGNAEESTLFCFAVRGQAGGKLHIIEVGTPPTGNQPFPKKAVDVFFPPEAQNDFPVAMQISEKHDVVFLITKYGYIHLYDLETGTCIYMNRISGETIFVTAPHEATAGIIGVNRKGQVLSVCVEEENIIPYITNVLQNPDLALRMAVRNNLAGAEELFARKFNALFAQGNYSEAAKVAANAPKGILRTPDTIRRFQSVPAQPGQTSPLLQYFGILLDQGQLNKYESLELCRPVLQQGRKQLLEKWLKEDKLECSEELGDLVKSVDPTLALSVYLRANVPNKVIQCFAETGQVQKIVLYAKKVGYTPDWIFLLRNVMRISPDQGQQFAQMLVQDEEPLADITQIVDVFMEYNLIQQCTAFLLDALKNNRPSEGPLQTRLLEMNLMHAPQVADAILGNQMFTHYDRAHIAQLCEKAGLLQRALEHFTDLYDIKRAVVHTHLLNPEWLVNYFGSLSVEDSLECLRAMLSANIRQNLQICVQVASKYHEQLSTQSLIELFESFKSFEGLFYFLGSIVNFSQDPDVHFKYIQAACKTGQIKEVERICRESNCYDPERVKNFLKEAKLTDQLPLIIVCDRFDFVHDLVLYLYRNNLQKYIEIYVQKVNPSRLPVVIGGLLDVDCSEDVIKNLILVVRGQFSTDELVAEVEKRNRLKLLLPWLEARIHEGCEEPATHNALAKIYIDSNNNPERFLRENPYYDSRVVGKYCEKRDPHLACVAYERGQCDLELINVCNENSLFKSLSRYLVRRKDPELWGSVLLESNPYRRPLIDQVVQTALSETQDPEEVSVTVKAFMTADLPNELIELLEKIVLDNSVFSEHRNLQNLLILTAIKADRTRVMEYINRLDNYDAPDIANIAICNELFEEAFAIFRKFDVNTSAVQVLIEHIGNLDRAYEFAERCNEPAVWSQLAKAQLQKGMVKEAIDSYIKADDPSSYMEVVQAANTSGNWEELVKYLQMARKKARESYVETELIFALAKTNRLAELEEFINGPNNAHIQQVGDRCYDEKMYDAAKLLYNNVSNFGRLASTLVHLGEYQAAVDGARKANSTRTWKEVCFACVDGKEFRLAQMCGLHIVVHADELEELINYYQDRGYFEELITMLEAALGLERAHMGMFTELAILYSKFKPQKMREHLELFWSRVNIPKVLRAAEQAHLWAELVFLYDKYEEYDNAIITMMNHPTDAWKEGQFKDIITKVANVELYYRAIQFYLEFKPLLLNDLLMVLSPRLDHTRAVNYFSKVKQLPLVKPYLRSVQNHNNKSVNESLNNLFITEEDYQALRTSIDAYDNFDNISLAQRLEKHELIEFRRIAAYLFKGNNRWKQSVELCKKDSLYKDAMQYASESKDTELAEELLQWFLQEEKRECFGACLFTCYDLLRPDVVLETAWRHNIMDFAMPYFIQVMKEYLTKVDAIKEKVDKLDASESLRKEEEQATETQPIVYAQDNCN, encoded by the exons ctcCAGAACCTGGGTATAAACCCAGCAAACATTGGCTTCAGTACCCTAACTATGGAGTCAGACAAATTCATCTGCATTAGAGAGAAAGTAGGAGAGCAGGCCCAGGTGGTAATCATTGATATGAATGACCCAAGTAATCCAATTCGAAGACCAATTTCAGCAGACAGCGCCATCATGAATCCAGCTAGCAAAGTAATTGCATTGAAAG ctgGGAAAACTCTTCAGATATTTAACattgaaatgaaaagtaaaatgaaggCCCATACCATGACTGATGATGTCACCTTCTGGAAATGGATCTCTTTGAATACGGTTGCTCTTGTTACGGATAATGCAGTTTATCATTGGAGTATGGAAGGAGAGTCTCAGCCAGTGAAAATGTTTGATCGCCATTCTAGCCTTGCAGGGTGCCAGATTATCAATTATCGTACAGATGCAAAGCAAAAGTGGTTACTTCTGACTGGCATATCTGCACAG CAAAATCGTGTGGTGGGAGCTATGCAGTTATATTCTGTAGATAGGAAAGTGTCTCAGCCCATTGAAGGACATGCGGCTAGTTTCGCGCAGTTTAAGATGGAAGGAAACGCAGAAGAATCAACGTTATTTTGTTTTGCAGTACGGGGTCAAGCTGGAGGGAAG TTACATATCATTGAAGTTGGCACACCACCTACAGGAAACCAGCCCTTTCCAAAGAAGGCAGTGGATGTTTTCTTCCCTCCAGAAGCACAAAATGACTTTCCTGTTGCAATGCAG ATCAGTGAAAAGCATGATGTAGTGTTCTTGATTACTAAGTATGGCTATATCCACCTCTATGATCTTGAGACTGGTACCTGTATCTACATGAATAGAATCAGTGGAGAAACAATCTTTGTTACTGCACCTCATGAAGCCACAGCTGGAATAATTGGAGTAAACAGAAAGGGACAA GTTCTGTCAGTATGtgtggaagaagaaaacataattccTTATATCACCAATGTCCTACAAAATCCTGATTTGGCTCTGAGAATGGCTGTACGTAACAACTTAGCTGGTGCTGAAGAACTCTTTGCCCGGAAATTTAATGCTCTTTTTGCCCAGGGAAATTACTCAGAGGCAGCAAAGGTAGCTGCTAATGCACCAAAG ggAATCCTTCGTACTCCAGACACTATCCGTCGTTTCCAGAGTGTCCCAGCCCAGCCAGGTCAAACTTCTCCTCTACTTCAGTACTTTGGAATCCTTTTGGACCAGGGTCAGCTAAACAAATATGAATCCTTAGAACTGTGTAGGCCTGTACTTCAGCAAGGGCGGAAACAGCTTTTGGAGAAATGGTTAAAAGAAGATAAG CTGGAATGTTCAGAAGAACTGGGTGACCTTGTGAAATCTGTGGACCCTACATTGGCACTTAGTGTGTACCTGCGGGCTAATGTCCCAAATAAAGTCATTCAGTGCTTTGCAGAAACAGGACAAGTCCAGAAGATTGTTTTATATGCTAAAAAA GTTGGATATACTCCAGACTGGATATTTCTGCTGAGAAATGTCATGCGTATCAGTCCAGATCAGGGACAACAGTTTGCCCAAATGTTAGTTCAGGATGAAGAACCTCTTGCTGATATCACACAG ATTGTAGATGTCTTTATGGAATACAATCTAATTCAACAGTGTACAGCATTCTTGCTTGATGCCCTGAAGAATAATCGCCCATCTGAAGGTCCTTTACAGACACGGTTGCTTGAGATGAACCTTATGCATGCACCTCAA GTTGCAGATGCTATTCTAGGGAATCAGATGTTCACGCATTATGACCGGGCTCATATCGCTCAGCTGTGTGAAAAGGCTGGTCTGCTGCAGCGTGCATTAGAACACTTCACTGATTTATATGACATAAAGCGTGCGGTTGTTCACACCCATCTTCTTAACCCTGAG tgGTTAGTGAATTATTTTGGGTCCTTATCAGTAGAAGACTCTCTAGAATGTCTCAGGGCCATGCTGTCTGCCAATATTCGTCAGAATCTGCAGATCTGTGTTCAGGTGGCTTCGAAGTATCATGAACAACTGTCAACTCAATCTCTGATTGAACTTTTTGAATCTTTCAAGAGTTTTGAAG gtctcttttattttctgggatCCATTGTTAACTTTAGTCAGGACCCAGATGTGCACTTTAAGTATATTCAGGCAGCTTGCAAGACTGGGCAGAtcaaagaagtagaaagaatCTGCAGAGAAAGCAACTGCTATGATCCTGAGCGAGTCAAGAATTTTCTCAAG gAAGCGAAGCTAACAGATCAATTACCACTTATCATTGTATGTGATCGATTTGACTTTGTCCATGATTTGGTGCtctatttatatagaaataatcTTCAAAAGTATATAGAGATATATGTACAGAAG gTGAATCCAAGTCGACTTCCTGTGGTTATTGGAGGATTGCTTGATGTTGATTGCTCTGAAGATGTCATTAAAAACTTGATTCTTGTTGTAAGAGGTCAATTCTCTACTGATGAGCTTGTTGCTGaggttgaaaaaagaaacag gTTGAAACTGCTTCTGCCTTGGCTAGAGGCCAGAATTCATGAGGGCTGTGAGGAGCCTGCTACTCACAACGCATTAGCCAAAATCTACATAGACAGTAATAACAACCCAGAGAGATTTCTTCGTGAAAATCCTTATTATGACAGTCGAGTTGTTGGAAAGTATTGTGAGAAGAGAGATCCGCATCTGGCCTGTGTTGCTTATGAACGTGGCCAGTGTGATCTGGAACTTATTAAT GTTTGCAATGAGAATTCCCTCTTCAAAAGTCTTTCCCGCTATTTGGTACGCCGAAAGGATCCAGAATTATGGGGTAGTGTGCTGCTGGAAAGCAATCCTTACAGGAGACCCCTAATTGACCAG GTTGTACAGACAGCTTTGTCTGAGACTCAGGACCCTGAAGAAGTGTCAGTAACTGTCAAGGCTTTTATGACTGCAGACCTTCCTAATGAACTCATTGAACTGCTGGAGAAAATTGTCCTTGATAACTCTGTATTCAGTGAACACAG gaatcTGCAAAACCTCCTCATCCTCACTGCAATCAAGGCTGACCGTACACGTGTTATGGAGTATATTAATCGCCTGGATAATTACGATGCCCCCGATATTGCCAATATCGCCATCTGCAATGAGTTGTTTGAAGAAGCATTTGCCATTTTCCGAAAATTTGATGTCAATACTTCAGCAGTTCAG GTCTTGATTGAACATATTGGAAATTTGGATCGGGCATATGAGTTTGCTGAACGCTGCAATGAACCTGCAGTCTGGAGTCAGCTTGCAAAAGCCCAGTTGCAGAAAGGAATGGTGAAAGAAGCCATTGATTCTTATATCAAAGCAGATGATCCTTCATCCTACATGGAAGTTGTTCAGGCTGCCAACACTAGTG GAAACTGGGAAGAACTAGTGAAGTACTTGCAGATGGCCCGTAAGAAGGCTCGTGAGTCCTATGTGGAGACAGAATTGATATTTGCCCTGGCTAAAACAAACCGCCTTGCAGAGTTAGAAGAGTTCATCAATGGGCCAAATAATGCTCATATCCAACAA GTTGGTGACCGTTGTTACGATGAGAAGATGTATGATGCTGCTAAATTATTGTACAATAATGTTTCCAATTTTGGACGCTTGGCGTCTACCCTGGTTCACCTTGGTGAATATCAGGCAGCTGTTGATGGAGCTAGGAAAGCTAACAGTACTCGAACATGGAAAGAG GTCTGCTTCGCCTGTGTAGATGGCAAGGAGTTCCGTCTTGCTCAGATGTGTGGGCTTCATATAGTAGTACATGCAGATGAATTGGAAGAACTTATCAACTACTATCAG GATCGAGGATACTTTGAAGAACTGATAACCATGTTGGAAGCAGCATTGGGACTTGAGAGAGCTCATATGGGAATGTTTACCGAATTAGCTATTCTATATTCTAAATTTAAGCCACAGAAAATGAGGGAGCACCTGGAGCTGTTCTGGTCCAGAGTGAATATTCCTAAG GTGCTTAGAGCTGCAGAACAAGCTCATCTTTGGGCagaattggtgtttttgtatgACAAGTATGAAGAATATGACAATGCCATAATTACTATGATGAATCATCCAACTGATGCATGGAAAGAAGGGCAGTTCAAAGATATCATCACCAAG GTTGCCAATGTAGAACTATACTACAGAGCAATACAGTTCTACTTAGAATTCAAGCCTCTGTTGTTAAATGATTTGCTGATGGTGCTGTCTCCACGGTTGGATCATACTCGTGCAGTCAATTATTTCAgcaag GTTAAACAGCTACCACTGGTGAAACCATATTTGCGTTCAGTTCAAAACCACAATAACAAATCTGtgaatgaatcactgaacaaCCTCTTCATTACAGAAGAAGATTATCAG gctctgcGAACATCAATAGATGCTTATGACAACTTTGACAATATCTCACTTGCTCAGCGTTTGGAAAAACATGAACTCATTGAGTTCAGAAGAATTGCTGCTTATCTCTTCAAAGGCAACAATCGCTGGAAACAGAGTGTAGAGCTGTGCAAGAAAGATAGCCTGTACAAG GATGCAATGCAGTATGCCTCTGAATCTAAAGATACTGAGTTGGCTGAAGAACTCCTACAGTGGTTTttgcaggaagaaaaaagagagtgcTTTGGAGCTTGTCTTTTTACCTGTTATGATCTTTTAAGGCCAGATGTTGTCCTGGAAACTGCATGGAGGCACAATATCATGGATTTTGCCATGCCCTATTTCATCCAGGTCATGAAGGAATACTTGACAAAG GTTGATGCAATAAAGGAAAAG
- the CLTC gene encoding clathrin heavy chain 1 isoform X1, producing the protein MAQILPIRFQEHLQLQNLGINPANIGFSTLTMESDKFICIREKVGEQAQVVIIDMNDPSNPIRRPISADSAIMNPASKVIALKAGKTLQIFNIEMKSKMKAHTMTDDVTFWKWISLNTVALVTDNAVYHWSMEGESQPVKMFDRHSSLAGCQIINYRTDAKQKWLLLTGISAQQNRVVGAMQLYSVDRKVSQPIEGHAASFAQFKMEGNAEESTLFCFAVRGQAGGKLHIIEVGTPPTGNQPFPKKAVDVFFPPEAQNDFPVAMQISEKHDVVFLITKYGYIHLYDLETGTCIYMNRISGETIFVTAPHEATAGIIGVNRKGQVLSVCVEEENIIPYITNVLQNPDLALRMAVRNNLAGAEELFARKFNALFAQGNYSEAAKVAANAPKGILRTPDTIRRFQSVPAQPGQTSPLLQYFGILLDQGQLNKYESLELCRPVLQQGRKQLLEKWLKEDKLECSEELGDLVKSVDPTLALSVYLRANVPNKVIQCFAETGQVQKIVLYAKKVGYTPDWIFLLRNVMRISPDQGQQFAQMLVQDEEPLADITQIVDVFMEYNLIQQCTAFLLDALKNNRPSEGPLQTRLLEMNLMHAPQVADAILGNQMFTHYDRAHIAQLCEKAGLLQRALEHFTDLYDIKRAVVHTHLLNPEWLVNYFGSLSVEDSLECLRAMLSANIRQNLQICVQVASKYHEQLSTQSLIELFESFKSFEGLFYFLGSIVNFSQDPDVHFKYIQAACKTGQIKEVERICRESNCYDPERVKNFLKEAKLTDQLPLIIVCDRFDFVHDLVLYLYRNNLQKYIEIYVQKVNPSRLPVVIGGLLDVDCSEDVIKNLILVVRGQFSTDELVAEVEKRNRLKLLLPWLEARIHEGCEEPATHNALAKIYIDSNNNPERFLRENPYYDSRVVGKYCEKRDPHLACVAYERGQCDLELINVCNENSLFKSLSRYLVRRKDPELWGSVLLESNPYRRPLIDQVVQTALSETQDPEEVSVTVKAFMTADLPNELIELLEKIVLDNSVFSEHRNLQNLLILTAIKADRTRVMEYINRLDNYDAPDIANIAICNELFEEAFAIFRKFDVNTSAVQVLIEHIGNLDRAYEFAERCNEPAVWSQLAKAQLQKGMVKEAIDSYIKADDPSSYMEVVQAANTSGNWEELVKYLQMARKKARESYVETELIFALAKTNRLAELEEFINGPNNAHIQQVGDRCYDEKMYDAAKLLYNNVSNFGRLASTLVHLGEYQAAVDGARKANSTRTWKEVCFACVDGKEFRLAQMCGLHIVVHADELEELINYYQDRGYFEELITMLEAALGLERAHMGMFTELAILYSKFKPQKMREHLELFWSRVNIPKVLRAAEQAHLWAELVFLYDKYEEYDNAIITMMNHPTDAWKEGQFKDIITKVANVELYYRAIQFYLEFKPLLLNDLLMVLSPRLDHTRAVNYFSKVKQLPLVKPYLRSVQNHNNKSVNESLNNLFITEEDYQALRTSIDAYDNFDNISLAQRLEKHELIEFRRIAAYLFKGNNRWKQSVELCKKDSLYKDAMQYASESKDTELAEELLQWFLQEEKRECFGACLFTCYDLLRPDVVLETAWRHNIMDFAMPYFIQVMKEYLTKVDAIKEKVDKLDASESLRKEEEQATETQPIVYGQPQLMLTAGPSVAVPPQAPFGYGYTAPPYGQPQPGFGYSM; encoded by the exons ctcCAGAACCTGGGTATAAACCCAGCAAACATTGGCTTCAGTACCCTAACTATGGAGTCAGACAAATTCATCTGCATTAGAGAGAAAGTAGGAGAGCAGGCCCAGGTGGTAATCATTGATATGAATGACCCAAGTAATCCAATTCGAAGACCAATTTCAGCAGACAGCGCCATCATGAATCCAGCTAGCAAAGTAATTGCATTGAAAG ctgGGAAAACTCTTCAGATATTTAACattgaaatgaaaagtaaaatgaaggCCCATACCATGACTGATGATGTCACCTTCTGGAAATGGATCTCTTTGAATACGGTTGCTCTTGTTACGGATAATGCAGTTTATCATTGGAGTATGGAAGGAGAGTCTCAGCCAGTGAAAATGTTTGATCGCCATTCTAGCCTTGCAGGGTGCCAGATTATCAATTATCGTACAGATGCAAAGCAAAAGTGGTTACTTCTGACTGGCATATCTGCACAG CAAAATCGTGTGGTGGGAGCTATGCAGTTATATTCTGTAGATAGGAAAGTGTCTCAGCCCATTGAAGGACATGCGGCTAGTTTCGCGCAGTTTAAGATGGAAGGAAACGCAGAAGAATCAACGTTATTTTGTTTTGCAGTACGGGGTCAAGCTGGAGGGAAG TTACATATCATTGAAGTTGGCACACCACCTACAGGAAACCAGCCCTTTCCAAAGAAGGCAGTGGATGTTTTCTTCCCTCCAGAAGCACAAAATGACTTTCCTGTTGCAATGCAG ATCAGTGAAAAGCATGATGTAGTGTTCTTGATTACTAAGTATGGCTATATCCACCTCTATGATCTTGAGACTGGTACCTGTATCTACATGAATAGAATCAGTGGAGAAACAATCTTTGTTACTGCACCTCATGAAGCCACAGCTGGAATAATTGGAGTAAACAGAAAGGGACAA GTTCTGTCAGTATGtgtggaagaagaaaacataattccTTATATCACCAATGTCCTACAAAATCCTGATTTGGCTCTGAGAATGGCTGTACGTAACAACTTAGCTGGTGCTGAAGAACTCTTTGCCCGGAAATTTAATGCTCTTTTTGCCCAGGGAAATTACTCAGAGGCAGCAAAGGTAGCTGCTAATGCACCAAAG ggAATCCTTCGTACTCCAGACACTATCCGTCGTTTCCAGAGTGTCCCAGCCCAGCCAGGTCAAACTTCTCCTCTACTTCAGTACTTTGGAATCCTTTTGGACCAGGGTCAGCTAAACAAATATGAATCCTTAGAACTGTGTAGGCCTGTACTTCAGCAAGGGCGGAAACAGCTTTTGGAGAAATGGTTAAAAGAAGATAAG CTGGAATGTTCAGAAGAACTGGGTGACCTTGTGAAATCTGTGGACCCTACATTGGCACTTAGTGTGTACCTGCGGGCTAATGTCCCAAATAAAGTCATTCAGTGCTTTGCAGAAACAGGACAAGTCCAGAAGATTGTTTTATATGCTAAAAAA GTTGGATATACTCCAGACTGGATATTTCTGCTGAGAAATGTCATGCGTATCAGTCCAGATCAGGGACAACAGTTTGCCCAAATGTTAGTTCAGGATGAAGAACCTCTTGCTGATATCACACAG ATTGTAGATGTCTTTATGGAATACAATCTAATTCAACAGTGTACAGCATTCTTGCTTGATGCCCTGAAGAATAATCGCCCATCTGAAGGTCCTTTACAGACACGGTTGCTTGAGATGAACCTTATGCATGCACCTCAA GTTGCAGATGCTATTCTAGGGAATCAGATGTTCACGCATTATGACCGGGCTCATATCGCTCAGCTGTGTGAAAAGGCTGGTCTGCTGCAGCGTGCATTAGAACACTTCACTGATTTATATGACATAAAGCGTGCGGTTGTTCACACCCATCTTCTTAACCCTGAG tgGTTAGTGAATTATTTTGGGTCCTTATCAGTAGAAGACTCTCTAGAATGTCTCAGGGCCATGCTGTCTGCCAATATTCGTCAGAATCTGCAGATCTGTGTTCAGGTGGCTTCGAAGTATCATGAACAACTGTCAACTCAATCTCTGATTGAACTTTTTGAATCTTTCAAGAGTTTTGAAG gtctcttttattttctgggatCCATTGTTAACTTTAGTCAGGACCCAGATGTGCACTTTAAGTATATTCAGGCAGCTTGCAAGACTGGGCAGAtcaaagaagtagaaagaatCTGCAGAGAAAGCAACTGCTATGATCCTGAGCGAGTCAAGAATTTTCTCAAG gAAGCGAAGCTAACAGATCAATTACCACTTATCATTGTATGTGATCGATTTGACTTTGTCCATGATTTGGTGCtctatttatatagaaataatcTTCAAAAGTATATAGAGATATATGTACAGAAG gTGAATCCAAGTCGACTTCCTGTGGTTATTGGAGGATTGCTTGATGTTGATTGCTCTGAAGATGTCATTAAAAACTTGATTCTTGTTGTAAGAGGTCAATTCTCTACTGATGAGCTTGTTGCTGaggttgaaaaaagaaacag gTTGAAACTGCTTCTGCCTTGGCTAGAGGCCAGAATTCATGAGGGCTGTGAGGAGCCTGCTACTCACAACGCATTAGCCAAAATCTACATAGACAGTAATAACAACCCAGAGAGATTTCTTCGTGAAAATCCTTATTATGACAGTCGAGTTGTTGGAAAGTATTGTGAGAAGAGAGATCCGCATCTGGCCTGTGTTGCTTATGAACGTGGCCAGTGTGATCTGGAACTTATTAAT GTTTGCAATGAGAATTCCCTCTTCAAAAGTCTTTCCCGCTATTTGGTACGCCGAAAGGATCCAGAATTATGGGGTAGTGTGCTGCTGGAAAGCAATCCTTACAGGAGACCCCTAATTGACCAG GTTGTACAGACAGCTTTGTCTGAGACTCAGGACCCTGAAGAAGTGTCAGTAACTGTCAAGGCTTTTATGACTGCAGACCTTCCTAATGAACTCATTGAACTGCTGGAGAAAATTGTCCTTGATAACTCTGTATTCAGTGAACACAG gaatcTGCAAAACCTCCTCATCCTCACTGCAATCAAGGCTGACCGTACACGTGTTATGGAGTATATTAATCGCCTGGATAATTACGATGCCCCCGATATTGCCAATATCGCCATCTGCAATGAGTTGTTTGAAGAAGCATTTGCCATTTTCCGAAAATTTGATGTCAATACTTCAGCAGTTCAG GTCTTGATTGAACATATTGGAAATTTGGATCGGGCATATGAGTTTGCTGAACGCTGCAATGAACCTGCAGTCTGGAGTCAGCTTGCAAAAGCCCAGTTGCAGAAAGGAATGGTGAAAGAAGCCATTGATTCTTATATCAAAGCAGATGATCCTTCATCCTACATGGAAGTTGTTCAGGCTGCCAACACTAGTG GAAACTGGGAAGAACTAGTGAAGTACTTGCAGATGGCCCGTAAGAAGGCTCGTGAGTCCTATGTGGAGACAGAATTGATATTTGCCCTGGCTAAAACAAACCGCCTTGCAGAGTTAGAAGAGTTCATCAATGGGCCAAATAATGCTCATATCCAACAA GTTGGTGACCGTTGTTACGATGAGAAGATGTATGATGCTGCTAAATTATTGTACAATAATGTTTCCAATTTTGGACGCTTGGCGTCTACCCTGGTTCACCTTGGTGAATATCAGGCAGCTGTTGATGGAGCTAGGAAAGCTAACAGTACTCGAACATGGAAAGAG GTCTGCTTCGCCTGTGTAGATGGCAAGGAGTTCCGTCTTGCTCAGATGTGTGGGCTTCATATAGTAGTACATGCAGATGAATTGGAAGAACTTATCAACTACTATCAG GATCGAGGATACTTTGAAGAACTGATAACCATGTTGGAAGCAGCATTGGGACTTGAGAGAGCTCATATGGGAATGTTTACCGAATTAGCTATTCTATATTCTAAATTTAAGCCACAGAAAATGAGGGAGCACCTGGAGCTGTTCTGGTCCAGAGTGAATATTCCTAAG GTGCTTAGAGCTGCAGAACAAGCTCATCTTTGGGCagaattggtgtttttgtatgACAAGTATGAAGAATATGACAATGCCATAATTACTATGATGAATCATCCAACTGATGCATGGAAAGAAGGGCAGTTCAAAGATATCATCACCAAG GTTGCCAATGTAGAACTATACTACAGAGCAATACAGTTCTACTTAGAATTCAAGCCTCTGTTGTTAAATGATTTGCTGATGGTGCTGTCTCCACGGTTGGATCATACTCGTGCAGTCAATTATTTCAgcaag GTTAAACAGCTACCACTGGTGAAACCATATTTGCGTTCAGTTCAAAACCACAATAACAAATCTGtgaatgaatcactgaacaaCCTCTTCATTACAGAAGAAGATTATCAG gctctgcGAACATCAATAGATGCTTATGACAACTTTGACAATATCTCACTTGCTCAGCGTTTGGAAAAACATGAACTCATTGAGTTCAGAAGAATTGCTGCTTATCTCTTCAAAGGCAACAATCGCTGGAAACAGAGTGTAGAGCTGTGCAAGAAAGATAGCCTGTACAAG GATGCAATGCAGTATGCCTCTGAATCTAAAGATACTGAGTTGGCTGAAGAACTCCTACAGTGGTTTttgcaggaagaaaaaagagagtgcTTTGGAGCTTGTCTTTTTACCTGTTATGATCTTTTAAGGCCAGATGTTGTCCTGGAAACTGCATGGAGGCACAATATCATGGATTTTGCCATGCCCTATTTCATCCAGGTCATGAAGGAATACTTGACAAAG GTTGATGCAATAAAGGAAAAG